The Acidobacteriota bacterium DNA segment ACCGTGGCCGAACCAACGACTGGGGCAACCTTTGTTTCATCAGTCGGCGCCCAGGTGCCAGTTTCCTGGACGGCAACCGACAATGTTGGCGTGGTAGCACAGCGTGTGAAGTTTTCCGGAACCCGCACCGGTTCAAGCTTCACCGAGACGGTGGCTTCGGGATTGCCAGGAACTGCGGTCAGTTTTGCGCTTCAATTGACCACGGGAGATGCCGTCAGTGGTGGTGCCGTTGTGGTCGAAGCCGTTGACGCGGCTGGAAATGTCGGCCAGGGAATATCTGGAGTTTTCACCGTTGTACCTGCCGGAGCTGATTCAGTGCCGCCAGTTGTTTCAACTGTCACCCTGTCAAAAACCAAGATTAAGCGGAAAAAAGACCCGAATGTTCTTATTTCGTGGCAATCGAGCGACAACACGGCTGTCACTGGCCACAACCTGTCATTTGCTGTGGATGGAACTGCATTTTCAACCACGGTTGTGACAGGCTTGCCAGGGACTGCTCAGTCGTTTACCTGGACCGTTCCCACCAGCGTACCCAAGACCAAAACCGGCAAGGTCAAGGTGATGGCAATAGACGCCATCGGAAACACGGGTGAAGCCGTGTCTGGAACGCTTTCGATCAAGTAAGTCTGGTGGGGAAGAGAGAGGTTTTTCACTACAGAAGAACACGGAGGAATATCCAAATGCCTCTGTGTTCCTCTGTGTCCTCTGTGGTGAGATTTTATGATTTGAAACTGTCGGTATTTCGCTCGGCCAGAGAAGATGCCGCACGGATGATTGATGATTTCCGGATCGCCGGAATGACCGCCGTCTGAAGTTCCACAACACTTGAAAAGCGCTGGGTCGGGTCTTTGGCAAAACATTTTTGCAAAACGGCGTCAAGTGGTTTGTTTTCGACTTTATTCCCTGGCAGATGGTAGGTGGAACGAAGGACCGAATTGAGCAATTCTGGGTAATTTTTGCCTTCAAACGGACGGCGACCGGTGAGCACCTCCACAATCAACACGCCGACTGAAAAGAGATCGCTTCGTTCGTCGGTGGCGCCGCCGGTCAGTTGTTCGGGAGACATATACCCAAATGTTCCCATCACCATCCCCGGTGTTGTCAGGCTGCTGGGGGCGGTTGTATTCATCAACCGGAATTTCGCCAGCCCAAAATCCAGAATCTTGATCTGGGTTTGGCCGGAGCGGGTTCGAGCCAGGAAAATGTTCTCGGGTTTCAGGTCGCGATGGATTACTCCAGCTTCATGAGCTGCCTTTAATCCTTCCAGCAGTTGATTAACCCATTCGGCCACAGTGGTTGGATCAAGTTGCTCGCTCTGGGTTAATTTCTCACGGAGCGTTTTTCCTTCAACAAGTTCCATTACCAGATAGGCGCCGGTGCTACCAAGCAGCCCGGACTGATACACCGTGATGATATTGGGATGATTGAGACGGGCTGAAGCGCGGGCTTCGCGTTCAAACCGGCGTAACGCTGCATCGCCTCCAAGCGCGCTGGTCGTCATTACTTTCACGGCAACTGACCGGCCCAATCGTAAATCTGTTGCCTGATACACCGCGCCCATTCCACCTTTTCCAAGCAGACGTTCAAGCCGGTACTGGCCATCAATTGTGCGTTCGACCGGCACCGTTGAGACCAGCATCGCGTTATCTTTGGGGCAAAGCTGATCTGAAACATCAAAGCAGTTACCGCAGATTGGGCATTCCTTCAACAAATTGACCTGATTTTGTTCCAGGCGGGAAAGCACTTCCCGGTTGAGGGTTTGTTCCTGGCCAACTTTGTGTTTGAGCCATTCGATTTGATACACGCTTGCCATGTGTTGCGCGAGGGTTTGGAGTAATCGCTGGTCGTTGTGGGTGTAGGGTTGTTCAGATTTTTTTTCTCCAAGCATCATTAGCCCGACCAGCATTCCATCTGGTCCCTTCATTGGCACCAGCAATGTAACCTGCAAATCTTCCAGCCACGCCTGTTCCCAGGCCGGGAGTCGAGTTGAGGCTGGAAAAGGGAATTTACGCACTGAGGAATGACCTTCCATCAGACTCAGAACCCGAGCTGAATCAGGGATATACAGTTTCTTCGAATCGCTGCCGGATGAATATCCAAGTGTCAGGATCGTCGAGTTGGGGGCCCGATAGAACACCTGAATATGTTTGGGATGCAGGGCGGCCTCGACGCTGCGGCTGACACGGTGGGCAATTTCAGTTGGTGAGGTCAGTTCTTTGACTTCGCCAATCAATCCCAACAGGATTTGTTCGCCGTCATAGGCTTCACGAAAAAAACGCCGGTCAATCCAGTGGCGTAACGGGGTTCGGAACTGCAGACTGAAGGCCGTCAATACAACCAGTACCGAATACACTCGGTTTTGAAACAAAAATTCAGCAATCGTCCGATGGGGGTTGGCGGCGATGCTATAGATCAATCCGATGACTGGTAAGGCCAGGATCACTTGAAGCACATTTTTCGCCAGCAAGTATTGAAGGCCCAGCCGAAGGACGACGCTGATATCAAAGACTTTATGTTTGAGAATCGCATAGGCGGTTGAGAAGGGAATGGCAATGGTGGCGAGATTGGCAAGCAAGGTTATCCACCACACCTGGCTCAGTGGCCTGGGGAATAAAAAAACATTGAGGAGAGAAGAAAAAAGTAAGGGGAGAAAGGCGATCAGCGTTCCATAGATAATCCATTGGATTCGTCGCCGCTGATCCAGTTCCTTTTCTAGCCGATAATTGCGGAAAACTACCACACAGATCATCACAAGTGAGGCTGAATGCACGAGGCCCTGCAGTTGAAACGCCAGCGGCCAGAAATCCATAGTCCGGTAGTTAAAATCGGC contains these protein-coding regions:
- a CDS encoding protein kinase, with product MKPERWDEIERLCQSALDLNPENRTVFLAKECGDDLWLRQKVEQLLAFESEAEDFIESPPGDVAAEVVAQPVVSSPSPGHRTSAKPAKPIFFWGICGFGIILAGYFIFAAVQLYRLGPLQLETGWSAVEQPKGCWQVSQVDPQGPAAGKLQTGDQLVAINREPRVATYGPGYLRWVQPFGGPYTIRVIQNGEEKEFSLTSKLTRTHQISPLLVMQFLIGVVFLGVGLSIGTLKPDGFSARLGSITLLVAAITFLKNTLSTKMFFLQGGSWIFWAPAHNLIGLQTALAFHFYYRFPTTVPRGKFWTACQYFFYGSALCLSLVWWWLNSGKFLDPLALADFNYRTMDFWPLAFQLQGLVHSASLVMICVVVFRNYRLEKELDQRRRIQWIIYGTLIAFLPLLFSSLLNVFLFPRPLSQVWWITLLANLATIAIPFSTAYAILKHKVFDISVVLRLGLQYLLAKNVLQVILALPVIGLIYSIAANPHRTIAEFLFQNRVYSVLVVLTAFSLQFRTPLRHWIDRRFFREAYDGEQILLGLIGEVKELTSPTEIAHRVSRSVEAALHPKHIQVFYRAPNSTILTLGYSSGSDSKKLYIPDSARVLSLMEGHSSVRKFPFPASTRLPAWEQAWLEDLQVTLLVPMKGPDGMLVGLMMLGEKKSEQPYTHNDQRLLQTLAQHMASVYQIEWLKHKVGQEQTLNREVLSRLEQNQVNLLKECPICGNCFDVSDQLCPKDNAMLVSTVPVERTIDGQYRLERLLGKGGMGAVYQATDLRLGRSVAVKVMTTSALGGDAALRRFEREARASARLNHPNIITVYQSGLLGSTGAYLVMELVEGKTLREKLTQSEQLDPTTVAEWVNQLLEGLKAAHEAGVIHRDLKPENIFLARTRSGQTQIKILDFGLAKFRLMNTTAPSSLTTPGMVMGTFGYMSPEQLTGGATDERSDLFSVGVLIVEVLTGRRPFEGKNYPELLNSVLRSTYHLPGNKVENKPLDAVLQKCFAKDPTQRFSSVVELQTAVIPAIRKSSIIRAASSLAERNTDSFKS